CGCGTGCTGACGCTCCCCGACGACCGGGAGACGGCGTGACGGCCTGGATTCTGGTCGGCGGGCGGCTGGTGCCGACGCCCGCGCTGCTGGCCCTCCCCCGCCCCGACTTCGTGGTGGCCGCCGACAGCGGGGCACGGCACGCGGCGGCGCTGGGCGTGCCGGTAGACGCCTGGGTGGGCGACTTCGATTCCTCGGGCGGGCTGAGCCTGGAGGTCCCGCGCGAGGTTCACCCGACCGCCAAGGACGAGACGGACGCGGAACTGGCCGTGCGGCTGGCCCGCGAGCGGGGCGCGACCCGGCTGGTCTTCCTGGGGGCCTTCGGTGGCCGCTTCGACCATGCGGCGGCGCTGGTGCTGGGCGGCGTACGCCTCGCGCGGGAGGGCCTCCACGTCGTCCTGCACAGCGGCGACGAGAGTGGGCAACCGCTGCTGCCGGGTGCGGCGGTGGCCCTGGACCTCCCCCCCGGCGCGACCCTCAGCGTGCTGGCCCTGAGCGACCTGCGCGGCCTGACCCTGACCGGCGTGCGCTGGCCCCTCGCGGGAGCCGACGTGCCGCTGGGCAGCGGGTGGACGGTCAGCAACGAGGCGGCGGGCGGCCCGGTCAGGGCGAGTCTGGAAGGCGGGCTGGCGCTGGTGACCGTTCTGCATGGCGGGGAAGCCCACCTGCCGTGAGGCTCAGGCTGCGCTGGTCCGGTAAGGCCGGTTCAGGCGGCGTTCCAGCAGCCGGAACAGCCGCGCCGCCACATTGGACAGCAGGAAATAGATCAGGGCGACGGCCAGGTACAGCGGCACCGGCTGGTAGGTAATGGACACCAATCCGCGCGTGGTCAGCAGCAGCTCCGAGACCGTGATGACGCTGGCGAGGCTGGAATCCTTGAGCAGCCCGATGAACTGGTTGCCCAGCGCAGGGACGGCGGTGCGGGCCGCCTGCGGAATCAGCACCAGCCGCAGCGTTTGCAGCGGCGTCAGGCCCAGCGCCCGCGCCGCGTCCACCTGGCCCCGGTCCACCGCGTTCAGGCTGCCCCGGATGATCTCGGCGGCGTAGGCCCCTGCAAAGAGACTCAGCCCCAACACCGCCGTGTTGAAGGCGGGCAGGCTCACCCCGGTCAGTTGCGGCAGGGCGAAAAACAGAAAGAACAGTTGCACCAGCAGCGGTGTGCCCCGGAAAATCTCAATGTAGGCACCCGCCAGCAGGCGCAGCGGGGCCAGGCGCGACATCCGCCCCAGCCCGGCCACCAGTCCCAGCAGCAGGCCGAACACGCTGGCGAGCAGCGTCAGCGAGAGCGTCAGTTGCGCGCCGCGCCACAGCGCCCGCAAGGCTTCGGGCGTAAAGACATCCTGCATCGTTTTTCCTCCTCGGTCGGAGCCAGCGTGCCTGCTCCTGGCTGCTTGCGCGCCACAGCAAAACAGACCGCGCGGGGAGTCGCACGGCCTGTCTTCCCCGGTCGGCTCTTATTTGGTGGGCACCGTGATGTCCGCGCCCAGGTATTTGAGGCTCAGACGCTTGAGCGTGCCGTCCGCGCGCATGGCGGCCAGCGCCTTTTCGACGGCGGCCTTGAGCTGCGGCTGGTTCTTGCCCAGGGTG
Above is a genomic segment from Deinococcus carri containing:
- a CDS encoding thiamine diphosphokinase, translated to MTAWILVGGRLVPTPALLALPRPDFVVAADSGARHAAALGVPVDAWVGDFDSSGGLSLEVPREVHPTAKDETDAELAVRLARERGATRLVFLGAFGGRFDHAAALVLGGVRLAREGLHVVLHSGDESGQPLLPGAAVALDLPPGATLSVLALSDLRGLTLTGVRWPLAGADVPLGSGWTVSNEAAGGPVRASLEGGLALVTVLHGGEAHLP
- a CDS encoding amino acid ABC transporter permease produces the protein MQDVFTPEALRALWRGAQLTLSLTLLASVFGLLLGLVAGLGRMSRLAPLRLLAGAYIEIFRGTPLLVQLFFLFFALPQLTGVSLPAFNTAVLGLSLFAGAYAAEIIRGSLNAVDRGQVDAARALGLTPLQTLRLVLIPQAARTAVPALGNQFIGLLKDSSLASVITVSELLLTTRGLVSITYQPVPLYLAVALIYFLLSNVAARLFRLLERRLNRPYRTSAA